A region from the Lolium perenne isolate Kyuss_39 chromosome 4, Kyuss_2.0, whole genome shotgun sequence genome encodes:
- the LOC127295200 gene encoding uncharacterized protein isoform X3: protein MLPGVELARRRRVHYHGDVVGLGGGDHHPKLGPSTSHAATGMVGPALAARNRLQEKLRGAASRSSSTSSSSRWGWRTRERDNGASSRQHSIQQEQQQQDLAVAASTFRSPCPVPAMTATTSRRAEMRRTLSKADVCAVCLDEVRERHQRVTRLPCSHRYHSDCVLPWLAIQPDCPCCRTLVPSVETLS from the exons ATGCTTCCGGGCGTGGAGCTCGCGCGGCGGCGCCGCGTGCACTACCACGGCGACGTCGTGGGCCTGGGTGGCGGCGACCACCACCCAAAGCTGGGGCCCTCGACGTCGCACGCGGCCACCGGCATGGTCGGACCGGCGCTGGCGGCCCGTAATCGGCTCCAGGAGAAGCTCCGCGGCGCCGCCTCGCGCTCCTCTTCCACCTCATCCTCCTCGAG GTGGGGCTGGAGAACGCGAGAGCGAGATAATGGAGCAAGCTCCAGACAGCACAGCATCCAGcaagagcagcagcagcaggaccTTGCAGTCGCAGCTAGCACGTTCAGGTCCCCCTGTCCGGTTCCAGCGATGACGGCAACTACTAGCCGCCGTGCTGAGATGAGGAGGACGCTGTCCAAAGCCGATGTCTGCGCGGTGTGCCTCGATGAGGTCCGGGAGAGGCATCAGCGGGTGACGAGGCTGCCGTGCTCCCACAGGTACCACTCCGACTGCGTCCTCCCTTGGCTGGCCATCCAACCGGACTGCCCCTGCTGCAGGACCCTCGTGCCTTCAGTGGAAACCCTCTCCTGA
- the LOC127295200 gene encoding uncharacterized protein isoform X1, with protein MLPGVELARRRRVHYHGDVVGLGGGDHHPKLGPSTSHAATGMVGPALAARNRLQEKLRGAASRSSSTSSSSRWGWRTRERDNGASSRQHSIQQEQQQQDLAVAASTFRSPCPVPAMTATTSRRAEMRRTLSKADVCAVCLDEVRERHQRVTRLPCSHSNQSDFANRLHLSGTTDLAS; from the exons ATGCTTCCGGGCGTGGAGCTCGCGCGGCGGCGCCGCGTGCACTACCACGGCGACGTCGTGGGCCTGGGTGGCGGCGACCACCACCCAAAGCTGGGGCCCTCGACGTCGCACGCGGCCACCGGCATGGTCGGACCGGCGCTGGCGGCCCGTAATCGGCTCCAGGAGAAGCTCCGCGGCGCCGCCTCGCGCTCCTCTTCCACCTCATCCTCCTCGAG GTGGGGCTGGAGAACGCGAGAGCGAGATAATGGAGCAAGCTCCAGACAGCACAGCATCCAGcaagagcagcagcagcaggaccTTGCAGTCGCAGCTAGCACGTTCAGGTCCCCCTGTCCGGTTCCAGCGATGACGGCAACTACTAGCCGCCGTGCTGAGATGAGGAGGACGCTGTCCAAAGCCGATGTCTGCGCGGTGTGCCTCGATGAGGTCCGGGAGAGGCATCAGCGGGTGACGAGGCTGCCGTGCTCCCACAG CAACCAAAGCGACTTTGCTAATCGCTTGCACCTGAGCGGGACTACAGACTTGGCTTCCTGA
- the LOC127295200 gene encoding uncharacterized protein isoform X2, whose product MLPGVELARRRRVHYHGDVVGLGGGDHHPKLGPSTSHAATGMVGPALAARNRLQEKLRGAASRSSSTSSSSRWGWRTRERDNGASSRQHSIQQEQQQQDLAVAASTFRSPCPVPAMTATTSRRAEMRRTLSKADVCAVCLDEVRERHQRVTRLPCSHRFSPDNLSIL is encoded by the exons ATGCTTCCGGGCGTGGAGCTCGCGCGGCGGCGCCGCGTGCACTACCACGGCGACGTCGTGGGCCTGGGTGGCGGCGACCACCACCCAAAGCTGGGGCCCTCGACGTCGCACGCGGCCACCGGCATGGTCGGACCGGCGCTGGCGGCCCGTAATCGGCTCCAGGAGAAGCTCCGCGGCGCCGCCTCGCGCTCCTCTTCCACCTCATCCTCCTCGAG GTGGGGCTGGAGAACGCGAGAGCGAGATAATGGAGCAAGCTCCAGACAGCACAGCATCCAGcaagagcagcagcagcaggaccTTGCAGTCGCAGCTAGCACGTTCAGGTCCCCCTGTCCGGTTCCAGCGATGACGGCAACTACTAGCCGCCGTGCTGAGATGAGGAGGACGCTGTCCAAAGCCGATGTCTGCGCGGTGTGCCTCGATGAGGTCCGGGAGAGGCATCAGCGGGTGACGAGGCTGCCGTGCTCCCACAG GTTCTCCCCAGATAATTTGAGCATTCTCTAG